The region CCTTCTTTCCACTTGGCGGGGCAGACTTCGCCCGGGTGAGCGGCGATGTACTGGGCGGCTTTGATCTTGCGCAGCAGCTCGGACGCATCGCGGCCGATACCACCCGCCGTGATCTCCACGATCTGGATCTTGCCCTGAGGGTCGACCACAAAGGTACCTCGATCGGCGATGCCTTCCTCTTCAATCAGCACGTTGAAGTTGCGGCTGATCTGACCGGTCGGGTCCGCAATCATCGGAAACTGGAGCTTACCGATGGTTTCGGAGGAGTCGTGCCACGCCTTGTGAGTGAAGTGGGTATCGGTGGACACCGAGTAGATCTCGACACCCAACTTCTGGAATTCAGCGTAGTTGTCCGCCAGGTCGCCCAGCTCGGTGGGGCATACAAAAGTGAAGTCGGCGGGGTAAAAGAAGAATACGGCCCACTTACCCTTCGCATCTTCGTCAGTGACTTTTACGAACTCACCGTTGTGGTAAGCATGGGCACTGAAGGGTTTCAGGTCGGATTCAATATAGCGAGACATGCAAAGTTCCTCGTTGAGTGGATTTAAGGGAAAACCTAATACGAGGCTTATGCTATTAAAAAATATCTTTTAATAGAAATTCTATATATCAATGGGCATGATAGCTATTGGCAATATTTACTTGATAGCCAAAATATATCGAATCTGCTTTATGAGTTTTCGGTGGATGACAGCCCCTTCGGGGCCTTATCCACCCTACGATGCGTCGATGTCGTGTCGGGTGGATCGGTCCGACGCATGCCCGTGCCA is a window of Marinimicrobium sp. C6131 DNA encoding:
- the ahpC gene encoding alkyl hydroperoxide reductase subunit C, with the protein product MSRYIESDLKPFSAHAYHNGEFVKVTDEDAKGKWAVFFFYPADFTFVCPTELGDLADNYAEFQKLGVEIYSVSTDTHFTHKAWHDSSETIGKLQFPMIADPTGQISRNFNVLIEEEGIADRGTFVVDPQGKIQIVEITAGGIGRDASELLRKIKAAQYIAAHPGEVCPAKWKEGEETLAPSLDLVGKI